From Pandoraea vervacti, the proteins below share one genomic window:
- a CDS encoding ABC transporter ATP-binding protein has protein sequence MTLSKQSTPRLALTGITKRYPSVVANDDIALSVLPGEIHAVLGENGAGKSTLMKIIYGAARPDAGEIRWEGQPVTIESPAAARKLGIGMVFQHFSLFETLTVTENISLALDAAGHDLKALSHRIRDVSTQYGLEVDPERHVHSLSVGERQRVEIVRCLLQNPRLLIMDEPTSVLTPQAVQKLFTTLRRLAAEGCSIVYISHKLDEIRDLCDRATVLRGGRVSGHAIPREETAETLAQMMIGRALPQIERRAHQPGDVLLSLRHLSMASEDPFGTSLHDINLNVHAGEIVGIAGVSGNGQAELLAALCGEARAPHAEAIALNDRAVGRMGAATRRRLGLAFVPEERLGRGAVPSMSLADNALLGASGTAHLGLLRGGWIRRGALRKFASSCIERFNVKAGGPDAAAQSLSGGNLQKFIVGREILQEPRVLVVAQPTWGVDVGAAAFIRQQLLDLSTRGVAVLVLSEELDELFEICDRITVLAQGRLSPVRKPDQTDAREIGLWMAGMFPGGPGERAA, from the coding sequence GTGACACTTTCCAAGCAATCGACGCCACGTCTGGCGCTGACCGGCATCACCAAGCGCTATCCAAGCGTGGTGGCCAACGACGACATCGCGTTAAGCGTGTTACCCGGCGAGATCCATGCCGTACTGGGCGAGAACGGCGCGGGAAAGAGCACGTTGATGAAAATCATCTACGGCGCCGCGCGCCCGGACGCCGGGGAAATCCGCTGGGAAGGGCAGCCGGTGACCATCGAAAGCCCGGCTGCCGCGCGCAAGCTCGGCATTGGCATGGTGTTCCAGCATTTCTCATTGTTCGAGACGCTCACGGTCACCGAGAACATCTCGCTCGCGCTGGACGCCGCCGGTCACGATTTGAAGGCGCTCTCTCATCGCATTCGCGACGTCTCCACCCAGTACGGTCTGGAGGTCGATCCCGAGCGTCATGTGCACAGCCTGTCGGTCGGGGAGCGCCAGCGCGTGGAAATCGTGCGCTGCCTGTTGCAGAACCCGCGGCTGCTCATCATGGACGAGCCGACCTCGGTGCTCACGCCTCAGGCCGTTCAGAAGCTCTTCACGACGCTGCGGCGGCTCGCCGCCGAAGGTTGCAGCATCGTCTACATCAGCCACAAGCTCGACGAAATTCGCGATCTGTGCGACCGCGCCACCGTGCTGCGCGGCGGGCGGGTGTCCGGTCACGCCATACCGCGTGAGGAAACGGCCGAGACGCTGGCACAGATGATGATCGGACGCGCACTGCCGCAAATCGAGCGTCGCGCGCATCAGCCGGGCGATGTGCTGCTGTCGCTGCGCCATCTGTCGATGGCGAGCGAAGACCCGTTCGGCACGTCGCTGCATGACATCAACCTGAATGTGCACGCGGGCGAGATCGTCGGGATTGCGGGCGTGTCGGGCAATGGGCAGGCCGAGCTGCTGGCGGCGCTCTGCGGCGAGGCGCGTGCACCGCACGCGGAGGCCATTGCGCTGAACGACCGCGCGGTCGGGCGCATGGGGGCGGCCACGCGCCGACGCCTCGGGCTGGCATTCGTGCCGGAGGAGCGGTTGGGGCGCGGCGCGGTGCCGAGCATGTCGCTCGCGGATAACGCGTTGTTGGGCGCGTCCGGTACGGCGCATCTCGGATTGCTGCGCGGCGGGTGGATTCGTCGCGGCGCGCTGCGCAAGTTCGCATCGTCATGCATCGAGCGCTTCAACGTGAAGGCGGGCGGTCCGGACGCAGCTGCGCAGAGCCTGTCCGGCGGCAATCTCCAGAAGTTCATCGTCGGGCGCGAAATCCTTCAGGAACCGAGGGTGCTGGTCGTCGCACAGCCGACGTGGGGTGTCGACGTGGGCGCAGCGGCCTTTATTCGCCAGCAGTTGCTCGACCTGTCCACGCGCGGCGTTGCCGTGCTGGTGCTGTCCGAGGAGCTCGACGAACTGTTCGAGATATGCGACCGGATCACGGTGCTGGCACAGGGACGTCTGTCGCCCGTTCGCAAGCCGGATCAGACCGACGCGCGTGAAATCGGCTTATGGATGGCGGGGATGTTCCCCGGCGGTCCCGGAGAGCGCGCCGCCTGA
- a CDS encoding ABC-F family ATPase encodes MLSTANITMQFGAKPLFENISVKFGGGNRYGLIGANGCGKSTFMKILGGDLEPSAGNVMLEPNVRLGKLKQDQFAYEDMRVLDVVMMGHTEMWAAMSERDAIYANPEATDDDYMHAAELEAKFAEYDGYTAEARAGELLLGVGIPTDQHQGPMSNVAPGWKLRVLLAQALFSNPDVLLLDEPTNNLDINTIRWLEDVLNERNSTMIIISHDRHFLNAVCTHMADMDYGTLKIYPGNYDDYMLASAQARERQMAANTKAKERITDLQDFVRRFSANKSKARQATSRLKQIDKIKVEDIKPSSRQNPFIRFEFEKKLHNLAFEFEGISKSYDRQIFKNYSGAVRAGERVAIIGENGAGKTTLLRSLMADLALDSGTVKWAENANIGYFPQDTSEAFPEDQTLTDWMTQWGKEGDDDQVIRGSLGRLLFGGDDVGKSVRVLSGGEKGRMIWGKLMLGRHNVMMMDEPTNHMDMESIESLQIALDKYPGTLVFVSHDREFVSGLATRIIEVKSDGTLVDYAGTYEEYLASQGVEV; translated from the coding sequence GTGCTGTCAACCGCCAATATCACGATGCAATTCGGCGCCAAGCCGCTCTTCGAGAACATTTCCGTCAAGTTTGGCGGGGGCAACCGCTATGGCCTGATCGGCGCCAACGGTTGCGGCAAGTCGACGTTCATGAAGATTCTCGGCGGCGATCTGGAGCCGAGCGCCGGCAACGTCATGCTCGAACCCAACGTACGTCTGGGCAAGCTCAAGCAGGACCAGTTCGCGTATGAAGACATGCGCGTACTCGATGTCGTGATGATGGGCCACACCGAAATGTGGGCCGCCATGAGCGAGCGCGACGCCATCTATGCGAACCCCGAAGCGACGGACGACGACTACATGCACGCCGCCGAACTCGAAGCGAAGTTCGCCGAGTACGACGGCTACACGGCCGAAGCGCGTGCGGGCGAGTTGCTGCTGGGCGTGGGCATTCCGACGGACCAGCATCAGGGTCCGATGAGCAACGTTGCCCCGGGCTGGAAGCTGCGCGTGCTGCTGGCGCAGGCGCTGTTCTCGAATCCGGACGTGCTGCTGCTCGACGAACCGACCAACAACCTGGACATCAACACGATCCGCTGGCTGGAAGACGTGCTCAACGAGCGCAACTCCACCATGATCATCATTTCGCACGATCGCCACTTCCTCAATGCCGTGTGCACGCACATGGCCGATATGGACTACGGCACGCTGAAGATCTACCCGGGCAACTACGACGACTACATGCTGGCGTCGGCTCAGGCCCGGGAGCGTCAGATGGCGGCGAACACGAAGGCGAAGGAACGTATTACCGACTTGCAGGACTTCGTGCGCCGCTTCTCGGCGAACAAGTCGAAGGCGCGTCAGGCCACGAGCCGTCTCAAGCAGATCGACAAGATCAAGGTCGAGGACATCAAGCCGTCGTCGCGTCAGAATCCGTTCATTCGTTTCGAGTTCGAGAAGAAGCTGCACAACCTCGCGTTCGAATTCGAGGGCATTTCCAAATCGTACGACCGTCAGATCTTCAAGAATTACTCGGGCGCGGTGCGCGCGGGCGAACGCGTGGCGATCATCGGCGAGAACGGTGCGGGAAAGACCACGCTGCTGCGCAGCCTGATGGCGGACCTGGCGCTCGACTCGGGGACCGTGAAGTGGGCCGAAAACGCGAACATCGGCTATTTCCCGCAGGATACGTCCGAGGCGTTCCCGGAAGACCAGACGCTCACCGACTGGATGACGCAGTGGGGCAAGGAAGGCGACGACGATCAGGTCATTCGCGGCTCGCTGGGTCGCCTGCTGTTCGGTGGCGATGATGTGGGCAAGTCCGTGCGCGTGCTCTCCGGTGGGGAAAAGGGCCGCATGATCTGGGGCAAGCTGATGCTGGGCCGTCACAACGTCATGATGATGGACGAGCCGACGAACCACATGGATATGGAATCGATCGAGTCGCTTCAGATTGCGCTCGACAAATATCCGGGCACGCTCGTGTTCGTCTCGCACGACCGCGAATTCGTGTCCGGTCTTGCCACGCGCATCATCGAGGTAAAGAGCGACGGCACGCTGGTCGACTATGCCGGTACGTACGAGGAGTATCTGGCGAGCCAGGGCGTGGAAGTCTGA
- a CDS encoding 8-oxoguanine deaminase: MKTLLVKNAEVLVTMDTNRREITRGGLYVEDNRIVAVGSGDSLPCTADEVLDLTGHVVIPGLINTHHHMYQSLTRAIPAAQDGELFNWLTNLYPVWANLTPEMIRVSTKTAMAELLLSGCTTSSDHLYIYPNGCKLDDSIEAAAEIGMRFHASRGSMSVGQSQGGLPPDRVVEREDDILKDTQRLIETYHDEGRYAMLRVVVAPCSPFSVSRDLMRESAAMARHYGVSLHTHLAENVNDIAYSREKFGMTPAEYAHELGWVGHDVWHAHCVQLDDAGIALFAKTGTGVAHCPCSNMRLASGIAPIRRMRDAGVPVGLGVDGSASNDAASMINEARQALLLQRVGFGPSAMTAREALEIATVGGARVLGRDDIGVLAEGMAADFVAFDTRGVGMAGGLHDPVAALVFCHPGQAAYSVVNGRVVVREGRLETLDLPSLVTRHNALARQLAEASR, encoded by the coding sequence ATGAAAACGTTGCTCGTCAAGAATGCCGAAGTTCTCGTGACGATGGATACGAATCGCCGCGAGATTACGCGCGGCGGGCTGTACGTCGAGGACAACCGGATCGTGGCGGTCGGCAGTGGCGATTCGCTGCCGTGCACGGCGGACGAAGTGCTCGATCTGACCGGGCATGTCGTCATTCCCGGCCTGATCAATACGCATCACCACATGTATCAGAGCCTCACGCGCGCCATTCCGGCCGCGCAGGACGGCGAACTCTTCAACTGGCTCACGAACCTGTACCCAGTGTGGGCCAACCTCACGCCGGAGATGATTCGCGTCTCGACGAAGACGGCCATGGCCGAGCTGCTGCTCTCGGGCTGCACCACCTCGAGCGACCATCTCTATATCTACCCGAACGGGTGCAAGCTCGACGACAGCATCGAAGCCGCGGCCGAGATCGGTATGCGCTTTCACGCGAGCCGGGGCAGCATGAGCGTCGGCCAGAGCCAGGGCGGCCTGCCGCCGGACCGTGTGGTCGAGCGCGAGGACGATATTCTCAAGGACACGCAACGCCTGATCGAGACGTATCACGACGAAGGCCGCTACGCGATGTTGCGCGTGGTGGTCGCGCCGTGCTCGCCGTTCTCCGTGAGCCGCGACCTGATGCGCGAGTCGGCCGCCATGGCACGCCACTATGGCGTGTCGCTGCACACGCATCTTGCCGAGAACGTCAACGACATTGCCTACAGCCGTGAGAAGTTCGGCATGACGCCGGCCGAATACGCACACGAGCTCGGCTGGGTCGGTCACGACGTGTGGCATGCGCACTGTGTCCAGCTCGATGATGCCGGCATCGCACTGTTCGCGAAGACGGGCACAGGCGTGGCGCACTGTCCCTGTTCGAATATGCGCCTGGCGTCGGGCATCGCGCCGATTCGCCGTATGCGCGACGCCGGTGTGCCCGTCGGGTTGGGGGTGGACGGCTCGGCGTCGAACGATGCGGCGAGCATGATCAACGAAGCGCGTCAGGCGCTGCTGCTGCAACGCGTGGGTTTCGGCCCGAGCGCCATGACGGCGCGCGAGGCCCTGGAAATCGCGACGGTGGGCGGCGCGCGCGTGCTCGGGCGCGATGACATCGGCGTGCTCGCCGAAGGCATGGCGGCGGACTTCGTGGCGTTCGATACGCGCGGCGTCGGCATGGCGGGCGGTCTGCACGACCCGGTGGCGGCGCTCGTCTTCTGTCATCCCGGACAAGCTGCGTACAGCGTGGTGAACGGTCGGGTGGTGGTGCGTGAAGGGCGTCTGGAGACGCTCGACCTGCCGTCGCTCGTCACGCGTCACAACGCGCTTGCGCGGCAACTGGCCGAGGCCTCCCGATAA
- a CDS encoding LysR substrate-binding domain-containing protein, whose product MSQNREPIDTYLLRVLHTLLIERSVTRAAVKLNQSQPAISAALRRLRDITGDPLLVRGKSGMVPTEYGQSLLEPTQNALREIERITVQQSNFDPATTVRTFRIGSPDYLNTLFVPTVVERFRQQAPNAQLELHSLGPAFDYEHALEDGKVDIVIGNWPEPPEQLHLSNLFVDQIVCLVRNTHPYAKRGLTLEQYLGSPHLAPTPYSVAQRGAIDMHLARERLKRNVVVTIPYFNLAPYVLLKSDLIFTTTRLFADHYAEFLPLTVLETPIDFPPMQYYQLWHERTHYSDEVRWLRSVISDATRTLLESRTQP is encoded by the coding sequence ATGAGCCAAAACCGCGAACCGATTGACACTTATTTGCTGCGCGTTCTTCACACCCTGTTGATCGAGCGCAGCGTAACGCGTGCGGCCGTCAAACTGAATCAGTCGCAGCCGGCCATCAGCGCGGCGCTGCGTCGTTTGCGCGACATTACCGGCGACCCCCTGCTGGTTCGTGGAAAATCGGGCATGGTGCCCACCGAATACGGTCAATCGCTGCTGGAACCGACGCAGAACGCCCTGCGTGAGATCGAGCGCATCACGGTCCAGCAATCGAATTTCGATCCGGCCACGACGGTGCGCACGTTCCGTATCGGCTCCCCCGACTATCTGAACACGCTCTTCGTGCCGACGGTCGTCGAACGTTTCCGCCAGCAGGCCCCCAACGCGCAACTCGAACTGCATTCGCTCGGCCCGGCGTTCGATTACGAGCATGCGCTCGAAGACGGCAAGGTCGACATCGTGATCGGGAACTGGCCCGAGCCGCCCGAGCAACTCCACCTGTCGAATCTTTTCGTGGACCAGATCGTGTGTCTGGTGCGCAATACGCATCCCTATGCGAAACGCGGCCTGACGCTGGAGCAATATCTCGGTAGTCCGCACCTCGCCCCAACGCCCTACTCCGTCGCGCAGCGCGGCGCAATCGATATGCATCTGGCGCGCGAGCGCCTGAAGCGCAATGTCGTCGTGACCATTCCGTACTTCAATCTCGCGCCATACGTCCTGCTGAAATCCGATTTGATTTTTACGACGACGCGCCTGTTCGCCGACCATTACGCGGAGTTCCTGCCGCTCACGGTGCTTGAAACCCCGATCGACTTCCCGCCGATGCAGTACTACCAGTTGTGGCACGAGCGCACGCACTATTCGGATGAGGTGCGCTGGCTGCGCAGCGTGATTTCGGACGCCACACGCACGTTGCTCGAATCGCGCACGCAACCTTGA
- a CDS encoding ABC transporter permease gives MLDFTLEPRPSPSRTMRLAMPLVATLMTLIGGVLIFSFLGKNPAQAMAAFFLAPISSLNGWSELLLKASPLCLIALGLAIGYRANVWNIGAEGQLLLGGIFASGVAIHFDGHGGPWLLPLMMAAGAVGGMLWAAIPALLRVRFNANEILVSLMLTYVATQLLIYLVSGPWQDPHGMNFPQSINFSRDALFPRFFGDWHWATWRGTRLNASIFMAAAAVPLAWCFMRKSFAGYRMEVGGLAPLAARYAGYSEPRAVWLALLIGGATAGLAGTGEVAGPVGQLQATWAPGYGFTAIIVAFVGRLHPIGIVLASLLMALLYLGGEAVQTSLQLPKAISGVFQGLLLFSLLGCDVFVNYRLRRRTHAMTRDA, from the coding sequence ATGCTCGATTTCACGCTTGAGCCACGGCCAAGTCCCTCCCGCACCATGCGGCTCGCCATGCCGCTGGTGGCCACGCTCATGACACTCATCGGCGGCGTGCTGATCTTCAGTTTTCTCGGCAAGAATCCGGCACAGGCGATGGCGGCGTTTTTCCTTGCGCCGATCAGCAGTCTGAACGGCTGGTCGGAACTGTTGCTCAAGGCGTCGCCGCTTTGCCTCATCGCGTTGGGGCTGGCCATCGGCTACCGCGCGAACGTGTGGAACATTGGCGCGGAGGGGCAACTGCTGCTCGGCGGGATCTTCGCTTCCGGCGTCGCCATCCATTTCGACGGCCACGGCGGTCCGTGGCTGTTGCCGCTGATGATGGCGGCCGGCGCGGTGGGGGGCATGCTGTGGGCGGCCATTCCGGCGCTGCTGCGCGTGCGCTTCAATGCCAACGAGATTCTGGTGAGCCTGATGCTCACGTACGTGGCCACACAGTTGCTGATCTATCTGGTCAGCGGTCCCTGGCAGGATCCGCACGGCATGAACTTTCCCCAGTCGATCAACTTCAGCCGAGACGCGCTTTTCCCACGCTTTTTCGGTGACTGGCATTGGGCGACATGGCGCGGCACGCGGCTCAATGCGTCGATTTTCATGGCGGCGGCGGCGGTGCCTCTCGCGTGGTGCTTCATGCGCAAGAGCTTTGCCGGGTACCGCATGGAAGTCGGGGGGCTCGCCCCCCTTGCCGCGCGCTATGCCGGCTATTCCGAGCCTCGCGCCGTATGGCTCGCGCTACTGATCGGTGGCGCAACGGCGGGGCTGGCGGGCACAGGCGAGGTCGCAGGGCCGGTAGGGCAGTTGCAGGCGACGTGGGCGCCGGGATACGGCTTCACGGCGATCATCGTGGCGTTCGTGGGACGCCTGCACCCGATCGGCATCGTGCTGGCAAGCCTGCTCATGGCGCTGCTCTATCTTGGCGGCGAAGCCGTGCAAACCTCGCTTCAGTTGCCCAAGGCCATCAGCGGCGTGTTCCAGGGGCTGCTGCTGTTCAGTCTGCTGGGCTGCGACGTTTTCGTGAACTACCGCCTGCGTCGTCGCACCCATGCGATGACGCGAGACGCCTGA
- a CDS encoding nucleobase:cation symporter-2 family protein — translation MSVTTNAVDPVDERLPIGKLFMLGLQHVLVMYAGAVAVPLIIGGALGLPKDQIAFLISADLMCCGIATLIQSVGVGRFGIRMPVIMAVTFAAVGPMLAIGTNPSLGLPGIFGATIASGIIGTLIAPLVGKLLRFFRPIVTGIVITSIGLTIIGVGINWAAGGVGNPDYGDPVYLGVSFAVLIFILLITRFVKGFFSNIAVLLGILFGFVIALMLHKVNFDGLDQVKWFDIVLPFHFGMPVFDPWAILTLTIVILITFIESTGMFLALGEIVGKPVDEKALVAGLRVDGVATVIGGLFNTFPHTSFSQNIGLVGVTGVKSRWVCAAAGVILLVFGLIPKMSVVVASIPQFVLGGAGVVMFGMVLATGIKILSKVDYSHNRYNLYIVAISIGMAMIPVASNKFFAKMPEQLAPLLHSGILLATLSAVILNAYFNGFKAPAADIHGKKNGSGMGLEAH, via the coding sequence ATGAGTGTGACAACCAATGCCGTGGATCCGGTCGATGAGCGACTGCCGATCGGAAAATTGTTCATGCTGGGCCTGCAACACGTTTTGGTGATGTATGCGGGGGCGGTCGCCGTGCCGCTCATCATTGGCGGCGCCCTCGGGCTGCCCAAGGATCAGATTGCGTTTCTGATTTCCGCCGATCTGATGTGCTGCGGCATCGCGACGCTGATTCAGAGCGTAGGCGTCGGTCGTTTCGGCATTCGCATGCCCGTGATCATGGCCGTCACGTTCGCGGCCGTCGGTCCGATGCTTGCCATTGGCACGAACCCTTCGCTGGGATTGCCCGGCATCTTCGGCGCGACCATTGCCTCCGGCATCATCGGCACGCTCATCGCGCCGCTCGTGGGTAAGCTATTGCGGTTCTTCCGGCCGATCGTCACGGGCATCGTCATTACCTCGATTGGGCTGACGATTATCGGTGTGGGCATCAACTGGGCGGCCGGCGGTGTGGGCAATCCGGATTACGGCGACCCGGTCTACCTCGGCGTGTCGTTCGCGGTGCTCATTTTCATCTTGTTGATCACGCGTTTCGTGAAGGGGTTCTTTTCGAACATTGCCGTGCTGCTGGGCATCTTGTTCGGCTTCGTGATTGCGCTGATGCTGCACAAGGTGAATTTCGACGGTCTCGATCAGGTGAAGTGGTTCGACATCGTTCTGCCGTTCCATTTCGGCATGCCGGTGTTCGATCCGTGGGCCATTCTCACGCTCACCATCGTGATTCTGATCACGTTCATCGAATCGACGGGCATGTTCCTCGCGTTGGGGGAAATCGTCGGCAAGCCGGTCGACGAGAAGGCGCTGGTCGCCGGTCTGCGCGTGGACGGCGTGGCCACGGTGATCGGCGGTCTGTTCAATACGTTCCCGCATACGTCGTTTTCGCAGAACATCGGTCTCGTGGGCGTCACGGGGGTGAAGAGTCGCTGGGTGTGCGCAGCCGCCGGTGTCATCCTGCTCGTGTTCGGTCTGATTCCGAAGATGTCGGTGGTCGTCGCGTCGATTCCGCAGTTCGTGCTGGGCGGCGCCGGTGTGGTCATGTTCGGCATGGTGCTTGCCACGGGCATCAAGATCCTGTCGAAAGTCGACTACTCGCATAATCGCTACAACCTGTATATCGTAGCGATCAGCATCGGCATGGCCATGATTCCGGTCGCATCGAACAAGTTCTTTGCCAAGATGCCGGAGCAACTCGCGCCGCTGCTGCATAGCGGAATTCTGTTGGCCACCTTGTCCGCCGTGATTCTGAACGCTTATTTCAACGGCTTCAAAGCGCCCGCAGCGGACATCCATGGCAAGAAGAACGGCTCGGGCATGGGGTTGGAGGCGCACTGA
- a CDS encoding ABC transporter permease: protein MDWINLLTPLAASAVIAAIPLMLAALGELVTEKSGVLNLGVEGTMLMGAIGAFAVTVQTGSLWLGVLAGIAAGVVMSAIFAWLTLSLMANQVATGLALTIFGIGLSAYVGRPYTDATIPMLRDLPIPGLSSIPVLGPSIFSLNPLGYLSVALLVAIAWFLYRSRAGLVLRSIGEAPSVAHAIGYPVVRIRYLATLFGGAMSGLAGAYYSVGYLRLWQENLTAGRGWIALALVVFATWRPGRTALGALLFGVVMALQFQAQAMGIRIPSQALASLPYLATIVVLVIISRNRQTIRLNAPASLGKPFFAGS, encoded by the coding sequence ATGGACTGGATCAATCTGCTCACGCCGCTGGCCGCAAGTGCCGTGATCGCGGCCATTCCGTTGATGCTGGCTGCCTTGGGCGAACTGGTGACCGAGAAGTCGGGCGTACTCAATCTCGGTGTCGAGGGCACGATGCTCATGGGCGCCATCGGGGCGTTCGCGGTCACCGTACAGACCGGCAGCCTTTGGCTCGGCGTGCTCGCGGGCATTGCCGCCGGCGTCGTCATGTCGGCCATCTTCGCGTGGCTCACGCTGTCGCTGATGGCCAATCAGGTTGCCACCGGGCTGGCATTGACGATATTCGGCATCGGTCTGTCGGCCTATGTCGGGCGTCCGTACACCGATGCCACCATTCCGATGCTGCGCGACCTGCCGATCCCGGGGCTCTCGTCGATCCCTGTACTGGGGCCCTCGATCTTTTCGCTCAATCCGCTGGGTTATCTCTCGGTGGCGCTGCTCGTGGCGATTGCGTGGTTCCTGTACCGCTCGCGCGCCGGACTGGTGCTGCGCTCGATTGGCGAAGCGCCGTCCGTCGCGCATGCCATCGGCTATCCGGTCGTGCGCATTCGTTATCTCGCGACGCTCTTCGGCGGCGCGATGTCTGGCTTGGCGGGCGCCTATTATTCCGTGGGCTACCTGCGTTTGTGGCAGGAGAACCTGACGGCCGGACGCGGCTGGATCGCGCTGGCGCTGGTGGTGTTCGCCACCTGGCGCCCGGGACGTACGGCGCTCGGCGCGTTGCTGTTCGGCGTGGTGATGGCGCTGCAATTCCAGGCGCAGGCGATGGGCATTCGTATCCCCTCGCAGGCGCTGGCGAGCCTGCCGTATCTCGCGACCATCGTCGTGCTGGTGATCATCTCGCGCAATCGCCAGACGATACGCCTGAACGCCCCGGCGTCGCTGGGCAAACCCTTCTTCGCCGGGTCCTGA
- a CDS encoding BMP family ABC transporter substrate-binding protein yields MRRKVLITMASLAAAMLVSACGKQENTTANAPAAASDAQASAAPAGKGPMGVAFVYIGNPGDAGWTYAHEQGAKAVEAKFGDKVTVTRVENVPEGADSERVFRDLASKGNKLVFGTSFGYMDSMVKTAADFPDVTFEHATGFKSAPNLGTYDVRTYEGAHLAGVVGGHVTKSNVIGYVASVPIPEVIRNIDAFTIAAREANPKVKVKVVWINSWFDPGKERQAAESLVGQGADVLMQNVDSAVVMQVAEEKKIHAFGWDSDMSKFGPNAHLASAAIDWSKYYIRTVDEVMQGTWKNTPVWGGIKEDEIKLVAINDKAVPEAARKAVTARHDAIRDGKYDPFTGPIKGQDGKEIVPAGKTLNDDEKHQINWFVEGVEGSLPKQ; encoded by the coding sequence ATGCGACGTAAAGTCCTGATCACGATGGCGAGCCTGGCGGCCGCCATGCTGGTTTCCGCCTGCGGCAAGCAGGAGAACACCACGGCGAACGCCCCTGCGGCCGCTTCCGACGCCCAGGCATCGGCCGCTCCCGCAGGCAAGGGCCCGATGGGCGTGGCGTTCGTCTACATCGGCAACCCGGGCGATGCGGGCTGGACCTATGCGCACGAACAGGGCGCAAAGGCCGTGGAAGCCAAGTTTGGCGACAAGGTCACTGTGACCCGCGTGGAAAACGTGCCGGAAGGCGCGGATTCGGAGCGCGTGTTCCGCGATCTGGCCAGCAAGGGCAACAAGCTGGTGTTCGGTACGTCGTTCGGCTACATGGACTCGATGGTCAAGACGGCGGCGGATTTCCCAGACGTGACCTTCGAGCATGCGACGGGCTTCAAGTCGGCGCCGAACCTCGGCACGTACGATGTCCGCACGTATGAAGGCGCGCATCTGGCCGGCGTCGTGGGTGGTCATGTGACGAAATCGAACGTGATCGGTTACGTGGCATCGGTGCCGATTCCCGAAGTGATCCGCAATATCGATGCGTTCACCATCGCCGCACGTGAAGCCAATCCGAAGGTCAAGGTGAAGGTGGTCTGGATCAATAGCTGGTTCGATCCGGGCAAGGAGCGTCAGGCGGCGGAATCGCTCGTCGGACAGGGCGCGGACGTGCTGATGCAGAACGTCGATTCCGCCGTGGTCATGCAAGTGGCCGAAGAGAAGAAGATCCATGCGTTCGGCTGGGATTCGGACATGAGCAAGTTCGGCCCGAATGCGCACCTGGCGTCGGCGGCCATCGACTGGAGCAAGTACTACATCCGTACGGTCGACGAAGTCATGCAGGGCACGTGGAAGAACACGCCGGTCTGGGGTGGCATCAAGGAAGACGAAATCAAGCTCGTCGCCATCAATGACAAGGCCGTGCCGGAAGCGGCGCGCAAGGCCGTGACCGCACGCCACGACGCCATTCGCGACGGCAAGTACGATCCGTTCACCGGTCCGATCAAGGGGCAGGACGGCAAGGAAATCGTGCCGGCTGGCAAGACGCTCAACGACGACGAGAAACACCAGATCAACTGGTTCGTCGAAGGCGTCGAGGGGTCGCTGCCGAAGCAGTAA